A DNA window from Bacteroidales bacterium contains the following coding sequences:
- a CDS encoding RHS repeat-associated core domain-containing protein, translating into MNHEPSKMINVAYNHLNLPRQITFRPKENIQYAYIATGAKLRKSVTIMKITTGSVTDYCGNFIYSDNQLITIFAGDVRIVPVNAGNSTFWKYEYSMKDHTSTHFDKAQCKSLSTGLGNVRVVFAAHSHGQPELLQQTSYYPFGMTMLQQNFGGQSATENKYLYNSKELQDDQLAGNTLDWYDYGARFYDATLGRWHVVDPLAEKHFETNTYHYCFNNPINFIDP; encoded by the coding sequence ATGAACCACGAACCCTCGAAAATGATCAACGTTGCTTACAACCACCTGAACCTGCCTCGTCAGATCACCTTCAGGCCGAAGGAAAATATACAGTATGCCTACATCGCCACCGGCGCCAAGCTCCGCAAATCCGTTACCATCATGAAAATCACCACCGGCAGCGTAACGGATTACTGCGGAAATTTTATCTACTCTGATAACCAACTAATCACTATCTTTGCCGGTGATGTGCGGATAGTGCCCGTAAATGCCGGCAACAGTACTTTCTGGAAATATGAATACAGTATGAAAGACCATACTTCGACTCACTTCGACAAAGCTCAGTGCAAATCGCTCAGTACGGGTTTGGGAAACGTTCGTGTAGTCTTTGCCGCCCACAGCCACGGCCAGCCCGAGCTGCTGCAACAAACCAGCTATTACCCGTTTGGTATGACCATGCTACAACAAAACTTTGGCGGCCAAAGCGCCACAGAAAACAAATACCTCTACAACAGCAAAGAACTCCAGGACGACCAACTGGCCGGCAATACACTGGATTGGTACGATTACGGGGCGAGGTTTTATGATGCCACGCTGGGGAGGTGGCATGTGGTGGATCCGCTGGCGGAGAAACATTTTGAGACTAACACATATCATTACTGTTTTAATAATCCCATTAACTTCATTGATCC
- a CDS encoding type II toxin-antitoxin system RelE/ParE family toxin codes for MKIIYTEQAISSLQEVLDFVAPNVTKEKLIEIRDRILDAADTLLLHPYQGQTEPLLEHLGKSHRRLIIGHYKIIYRVYGEYIYITDIFDSRQDPDKMKS; via the coding sequence ATGAAAATTATCTATACAGAACAAGCGATCAGCAGCTTGCAGGAAGTTTTAGATTTTGTCGCCCCCAATGTAACTAAGGAGAAACTGATTGAAATCAGGGATAGAATATTAGATGCAGCAGACACTCTGCTTTTGCATCCATATCAAGGTCAAACAGAGCCTTTGCTAGAGCATTTGGGCAAGAGCCATCGCCGTTTAATCATTGGACATTACAAAATCATTTACAGGGTCTATGGGGAATACATTTACATCACCGACATTTTTGACTCAAGGCAAGACCCCGACAAGATGAAAAGTTGA
- a CDS encoding T9SS type A sorting domain-containing protein: MKQFIQILSLLLILFSFTATAQQLKWSYSAEGSGNLQVLAMQQVSPALFLTGVFSDSVQSGADMLQSKGMNDVFLAKMDDSGQVLWSKSFGSKGDDMPAKIVSDNGLIFLGGKVAGNQTENLETADDKTSLFIKSVDGQGKWQWDFLAPFAGRATLDVLTPAPGNTLFTGGMFRGCIRIDGKEYCSTAADRAYYMLLSQEGSLLEFFTSEGTGNHRTIAARFDRSGNLYLMSAAGKGSYTLQSGSKNRMHVFESEGLVIAKYSPEIHQLWSIPVIADAYLEGIELLCDTQGNIFAGVNFGKTITIADKMIESKSRLSTALIKLDTDGNVIAVNTLESSVYCRLMDMNLMNDEDLLLTGYYHGEIAMEDTEIRSPKDNRTAFVMLMDGHSGIVWSDELSFGTEGYGRALSSGDSGDLLLAGGFSNLSAVTDGYVGAFAQTSGIFINSYKLGQPEKEDEKKQKLIDEEETAGTVALEDEDFKQGAIENASVETTTNYQEESLQNEFLVIFPNPVTDQLHWSFNSPVKGEFTVEVCDSGGALLYSKTYQAGAGSEINTVNMRHYNSGIYLFRLQVGGVMLHRVIVKQ, from the coding sequence ATGAAACAATTTATTCAAATATTATCACTTCTTCTCATCCTCTTCTCCTTCACCGCCACAGCCCAACAACTTAAATGGAGCTATAGCGCCGAGGGAAGTGGTAACCTGCAAGTGTTGGCCATGCAACAGGTTAGCCCGGCATTGTTTCTAACCGGGGTTTTCAGTGACTCGGTCCAATCAGGCGCTGATATGCTGCAGAGCAAAGGGATGAATGACGTTTTTTTGGCAAAAATGGATGATTCCGGCCAGGTTCTTTGGAGTAAAAGTTTTGGCAGCAAGGGCGATGACATGCCGGCAAAAATTGTATCCGATAACGGGTTGATATTTCTTGGCGGTAAAGTTGCCGGTAATCAGACGGAAAACCTGGAAACGGCTGATGATAAAACGTCGCTGTTTATAAAATCAGTTGACGGCCAGGGTAAATGGCAATGGGACTTTCTGGCGCCGTTCGCTGGCAGAGCAACGCTGGATGTGCTTACGCCTGCACCCGGAAACACTTTGTTTACCGGTGGTATGTTCAGGGGTTGCATCCGGATTGACGGTAAGGAATACTGCAGCACTGCAGCCGACAGAGCCTACTACATGCTGCTTTCGCAGGAAGGCAGCCTCCTGGAATTTTTCACTTCCGAAGGTACAGGTAACCACCGTACTATAGCAGCCCGTTTTGACCGGTCAGGGAATCTGTACCTGATGTCCGCCGCCGGAAAAGGAAGTTACACGTTGCAAAGCGGGAGCAAAAATCGGATGCATGTTTTTGAGTCGGAAGGCCTGGTAATAGCCAAATATAGTCCCGAAATACATCAGTTGTGGTCTATACCTGTAATAGCAGACGCTTACCTCGAAGGCATCGAACTGCTTTGCGATACGCAGGGCAACATTTTTGCCGGCGTAAATTTCGGTAAAACCATTACCATAGCTGATAAAATGATTGAATCAAAATCGAGGCTTAGCACAGCGTTGATTAAACTCGACACCGATGGTAACGTTATTGCCGTCAACACTCTGGAAAGTTCCGTTTATTGCCGCCTGATGGATATGAATCTGATGAATGACGAAGATTTGCTACTCACGGGATACTACCATGGCGAAATAGCAATGGAAGATACCGAAATTAGGAGCCCGAAGGACAACAGGACCGCCTTTGTGATGTTGATGGACGGCCATTCAGGGATAGTCTGGAGCGATGAATTGAGTTTCGGTACCGAAGGCTACGGCAGGGCATTATCATCGGGTGACAGCGGCGATTTACTGCTGGCAGGCGGTTTCAGCAACCTGTCGGCAGTAACCGATGGTTACGTAGGTGCATTTGCACAGACAAGCGGAATTTTCATAAACAGCTACAAGTTGGGACAACCCGAAAAAGAAGATGAAAAGAAACAAAAGCTAATTGATGAAGAAGAAACAGCCGGCACTGTCGCTTTGGAGGATGAAGACTTTAAACAAGGGGCTATTGAAAATGCATCAGTTGAAACGACTACCAATTATCAGGAGGAATCCTTGCAAAATGAGTTTTTGGTGATCTTTCCCAATCCGGTTACTGACCAGCTTCACTGGTCGTTTAACAGCCCGGTGAAGGGTGAGTTTACCGTCGAGGTTTGCGATTCGGGCGGAGCTCTGCTTTACAGTAAAACATACCAAGCCGGCGCAGGCAGCGAAATCAACACTGTGAATATGCGCCATTACAACAGCGGCATTTATCTGTTCAGACTGCAAGTGGGAGGCGTTATGCTACATCGTGTAATTGTAAAACAATAA
- a CDS encoding SOS response-associated peptidase, protein MCGRYSFAPDLKIVNQHYDITIKDGELTPNYNCAPTQLLPVITDEKPGQISLFRWGLIPFWAKDIAIGNKLINARSETITEKASFKNAFKRRRCLVPADAFYEWKTPEAKKGKIPYRIFLTTQPVFSMAGIWEQWKNPEGEIIHSFSVITTSPNELMAEIHNRMPVILNRQDEKTWLQSTDQEELLGLLRPFPAKEMSAFRISDLVNSPRNNSKAITEPIEV, encoded by the coding sequence ATGTGCGGAAGGTATTCCTTTGCCCCCGATCTTAAAATAGTGAATCAGCATTATGATATCACAATTAAAGACGGTGAATTAACACCCAACTATAATTGTGCACCTACTCAATTACTCCCTGTAATAACCGATGAAAAACCCGGTCAGATCAGCCTGTTCCGGTGGGGGTTAATCCCTTTTTGGGCAAAAGATATTGCAATTGGCAACAAACTGATCAATGCCCGGAGTGAAACAATTACAGAAAAAGCCTCCTTCAAAAATGCGTTCAAACGTCGCCGGTGCCTTGTACCTGCCGATGCCTTTTATGAATGGAAAACGCCGGAAGCCAAAAAAGGGAAAATCCCTTACCGCATTTTTTTAACTACCCAACCGGTTTTCTCGATGGCTGGCATTTGGGAACAATGGAAAAATCCCGAAGGAGAAATCATTCATTCATTCTCTGTCATTACTACTTCGCCAAACGAATTAATGGCTGAAATTCATAACCGCATGCCTGTGATCCTCAACAGGCAGGATGAGAAAACATGGCTCCAATCAACCGATCAGGAGGAATTGCTCGGCCTGCTCAGGCCTTTTCCGGCGAAGGAAATGAGCGCCTTTCGCATTTCCGACCTGGTGAACTCACCACGCAATAACTCCAAAGCGATCACCGAGCCGATAGAAGTCTGA
- a CDS encoding T9SS type A sorting domain-containing protein — translation MKRATHILLFICLLVLYQGSLPAQNTFEFVLEYPVRKSSRIAIEAENGDLIAIVSERTGVDYAPNSPTRSYLLRFNPLGDTTTYHYTFGDTLFDFYLIERAYNGGYLLAGNAITSDSGELHLILVRIDCNLNKVWVKYHDMTSYWTVGIRRVFHLNNKYLLAIEPAPDWPAPLVYHQLTWYDTLGNLVNYYLHDQKTHGSSDYLLNKDSTRIWAFSPMYSGGSNWPSRLVFDTTPQFISSSIRPYGDWYTTVLWHTDSTFLLSASELRPDYAGSHDRDMWIISYDSMLNVIHSNYFGAYDTLDKTGTSRNIDFRHPDTVFFAGWKHQCIGKPPPGRVSWIMTGQNDAQLQPRYLHFIGGDYYYETHYILATKDGGSFICAARFNHYTQVYDPVFLKLNKEGILVGTNKEIIPLKKTAFWPNPFSEGLHYQSLQTGSQFRLFDITGKEMFSTTIHSTSGHIQTGKLSPGSYLYELRYTSGAVETGKLIKSQ, via the coding sequence ATGAAACGAGCAACACACATATTATTGTTCATATGCTTATTAGTACTTTATCAAGGCTCTCTTCCTGCACAGAATACATTTGAGTTTGTATTGGAATATCCGGTAAGGAAAAGCTCAAGAATAGCCATTGAAGCTGAAAATGGGGATTTAATAGCTATTGTAAGTGAGAGAACGGGGGTTGATTATGCCCCCAACTCTCCCACCAGATCATATCTGCTCAGATTCAATCCACTGGGTGATACCACTACTTACCATTACACTTTTGGCGACACACTATTTGACTTTTATTTGATAGAGCGAGCTTATAATGGGGGCTATCTGCTGGCCGGCAATGCTATAACTTCGGATTCCGGAGAATTACACCTTATTTTGGTAAGAATAGATTGTAATCTTAATAAAGTTTGGGTTAAGTATCATGATATGACTAGCTATTGGACTGTTGGTATACGCAGGGTATTTCATCTGAACAATAAGTATCTGCTGGCTATAGAGCCAGCACCTGACTGGCCCGCACCTCTTGTTTATCATCAATTAACATGGTACGACACTCTTGGCAATTTGGTGAATTATTACCTGCATGACCAAAAAACCCATGGTTCCTCAGATTATTTACTCAATAAGGACTCAACCAGGATATGGGCTTTTTCCCCTATGTATTCAGGTGGAAGTAATTGGCCGTCCAGACTTGTATTCGATACCACCCCTCAGTTTATCAGCAGCAGCATTCGGCCTTACGGAGATTGGTATACCACCGTACTTTGGCATACCGACAGTACTTTTCTGCTTTCAGCTTCGGAACTCAGGCCAGATTATGCCGGTTCTCACGACCGGGATATGTGGATTATATCTTATGATAGCATGCTAAATGTGATCCACTCAAATTATTTTGGCGCTTACGACACACTGGATAAGACAGGTACCAGTCGGAATATTGACTTTAGGCATCCCGACACTGTTTTTTTTGCAGGGTGGAAGCACCAGTGCATTGGAAAGCCCCCACCAGGGCGTGTTAGCTGGATCATGACCGGACAAAACGATGCCCAGCTACAACCACGCTACCTGCATTTTATTGGAGGCGACTATTACTATGAAACCCATTACATTCTTGCAACAAAGGATGGTGGTAGTTTTATTTGTGCAGCCAGGTTTAACCACTACACCCAGGTTTATGACCCCGTGTTTCTGAAACTCAACAAAGAGGGCATACTTGTGGGCACAAACAAGGAGATAATTCCCTTAAAGAAAACGGCATTTTGGCCCAACCCTTTTTCAGAGGGACTTCATTATCAATCCCTGCAAACAGGTTCTCAATTCCGGTTGTTTGATATTACGGGAAAGGAAATGTTTTCCACCACTATTCATAGTACCAGCGGGCATATCCAAACTGGTAAACTGTCACCGGGCAGCTATCTTTATGAATTGCGTTACACATCAGGCGCAGTTGAAACAGGTAAACTTATCAAATCACAATAA